One genomic region from Papaver somniferum cultivar HN1 unplaced genomic scaffold, ASM357369v1 unplaced-scaffold_24, whole genome shotgun sequence encodes:
- the LOC113340874 gene encoding uncharacterized protein LOC113340874, whose protein sequence is MKNGLKLISIYLLKCAEPILNQINGLKTCREVWTHFEKSYFDEHSGKVPELRHRLLTLRKDGLSVDKYFHPIFRIRNVLWFLGHSVSDGDLVRCALGGLGHEYDGFVQVCKNFGVKC, encoded by the exons ATGAAGAATGGGTTAAAACTGATCAGCATATACTTGCTCAAATGCGCAGAACCAATTTTGAATCAAATCAATGGATTAAAAACTTGTAGAGAAGTTTGGACTCATTTTGAGAAATCGTATTTTGATGAGCATTCTGGCAAGGTTCCGGAGCTTCGGCACCGACTTCTAACACTACGCAAAGATGGTCTTTCAGTGGATAAATACTTTCACCCAATCTTCAGGATAAGGAATGTCTTATGGTTTCTTGGTCATTCAGTTTCTGATGGTGATTTGGTCCGCTGTGCGCTTGGAGGATTAGGTCATGAATATGATGGTTTTGTTCAAG tttGCAAGAATTTTGGTGTTAAATGTTGA